From Aspergillus fumigatus Af293 chromosome 5, whole genome shotgun sequence, a single genomic window includes:
- a CDS encoding DASH complex subunit DAD1, translated as MSTTPRRSTPTVFEQQRAELVREIAVVSNSALDKTQKSLHHATVQGMEQVLQNINRLNRNLESIIAVGNEFSSVEALWSQFENFMDRSEDNEQKGTRQGEGQHDGEEGRDGHDQSFNEGKSRSH; from the exons ATGTCAACGACACCGAGGAGATCAACCCCGACAGTCTTCGAGCAGCAGCGAGCGGAGCTGGTTCGGGAAATCGCAGTGGTAAGCAATTCGGCGCTGGACAAGACACAAAAGTCACTGCATCATGCAACTGTTCAA GGTATGGAGCAAGTACTTCAAAACATCAACCGATTGAACCGCAACCTGGAAAGTATCATTGCT GTCGGCAATGAGTTCAGTTCCGTCGAAGCTCTCTGGTCACAATTTGAGAACTTCATGGACCGCTCTGAAGATAATGAGCAGAAAGGGACGAGACAGGGTGAAGGGCAACAtgatggagaggaaggaaggGATGGTCATGATCAAAGTTTCAACGAGGGAAAATCAAGAAGTCACTAG
- a CDS encoding putative cell-associated beta-galactosidase, producing MGWQSRMIQSKALIDICDIFTMRESILSVLTFFSLLLVVQARDDGRMKYNFNSGWKVLVGNPASAQSPSFNDNDWKDVTLPHAWNEDDAFRVDIANLSTGIAWYRKHFDLPATSRNKKVFLEFEGIRHAGEFYLNGKWIGRSENGVMAFGFDVSDITLYNQTNVLAAQIDNSWTYREKATSTPYQWNDKNFYANYGGINKNVFLHVTDRLYQTLPLYSNLQTTGVYIYATDLDIPRKSATINVESQVRNEYQQARTFQYQVDIHDAVQGKKLKTITGGRYTLQANETRTIRTTTHLSDLNFWSWGYGYLYDVRTSLLLNHHAIDSVKTRTGFRKTEFTHGAFKLNDRTLHLKGYAQRTTNEWPALGCAVPPWLTDFSNSLVLASNAALIRWMHVTPWKQDVESLDRLGLLQALPAGDSEGDATGRRWAQRTELMRDAVIYHRNSPSVIFYEAGNHGISEAHMSEMKALRDTYDPHGGRAAGSREMLNSSVAEYGGEMLYINKGARIRLWQMEYSRDEGLRKYWDDWSPPYHVDGAGPPYKGEDASEYNRNQDSHAVENVRRWFDYFEQRPGTGTRVNAGGVNIIFSDSNTHHRGAENYRRSGEVDGVRLPKDGWYAHKVMWDSWVDVDRLAGHIIGHWNYNDTTVKDFYVVSTAEEVELFLNGKSVGKGEQSSRFLFTFANVTWQPGTIRAVGRLDARESLLDTKTTAGEPASIRLTPHTGPSGFVADGADIAVVDVEVVDAEGQRNPIALNIIDFALSGEASWRGGIAQCADNCILSTTLPVENGINRVMLRSTTRAGQVTLTATSDGLKPATISLNTKPFASKGGLSTVIPGSDLPFVLSRGPTPSSESYTISRKAVEGLNVTAGCDTENMINSYDDDEETEWSCDGDKSSTWIKYSWDSPVNVSQMVMKLHSFRTTKYPVQISVDDTVVYEGVTPTSLGYVTLDLNATVGQSVTVASEDSDLGIIEAEIYTPA from the coding sequence ATGGGTTGGCAGTCGAGGATGATACAGTCTAAGGCGTTGATTGATATCTGCGATATATTCACAATGAGAGAGTCCATTCTTTCAGTCCTTAcgttcttctccctcctgCTCGTTGTCCAAGCAAGAGATGATGGCCGGATGAAATACAACTTCAACTCTGGGTGGAAAGTACTCGTGGGCAATCCCGCGTCCGCACAGTCGCCGTCCTTCAACGACAACGATTGGAAGGACGTAACCCTCCCCCATGCGTGGAACGAAGATGATGCTTTCCGCGTGGACATTGCCAACCTGTCCACCGGAATTGCCTGGTACCGGAAACACTTTGACCTGCCAGCCACGAGCCGGAATAAGAAAGTCTTTCTCGAGTTCGAAGGCATCCGTCACGCCGGGGAGTTCTACCTTAATGGCAAGTGGATCGGTCGCAGCGAGAACGGGGTCATGGcctttggctttgatgtcAGCGATATCACGCTCTACAATCAGACCAACGTCCTGGCGGCTCAAATCGACAATAGCTGGACGTACAGGGAGAAGGCCACCAGCACGCCGTACCAGTGGAACGACAAGAATTTCTATGCCAACTACGGCGGGATCAACAAGAACGTTTTCCTGCATGTTACAGATCGACTGTACCAGACTCTACCGTTGTACTCCAATCTGCAGACCACCGGGGTTTACATCTATGCCACCGACCTGGATATACCCCGCAAGAGCGCTACCATCAACGTAGAATCACAGGTCCGCAATGAGTACCAACAAGCCAGAACATTCCAGTACCAAGTCGACATCCACGATGCCGTGCAGGGTAAGAAACTCAAAACCATCACCGGCGGCCGGTACACCCTCCAAGCGAACGAGACCCGGACCATCCGCACCACAACACACCTCTCGGACCTGAACTTCTGGAGCTGGGGGTACGGCTACCTCTACGACGTCCGGACCTCGCTACTCCTCAACCACCACGCCATCGACTCCGTCAAGACCCGCACCGGCTTCCGCAAGACCGAGTTCACCCACGGCGCGTTTAAGCTCAACGACCGCACCCTCCACCTCAAAGGCTATGCCCAACGCACAACAAACGAATGGCCCGCCCTCGGCTGCGCCGTCCCACCCTGGCTCACCGATTTCTCGAACAGCCTCGTCCTCGCCAGTAACGCCGCCCTCATCCGCTGGATGCACGTCACCCCATGGAAACAAGACGTCGAGTCGCTCGATCGCCTGGGCCTGCTCCAGGCCCTGCCGGCGGGCGACTCCGAAGGCGACGCAACAGGCCGGCGCTGGGCGCAGCGCACGGAGCTCATGCGCGACGCAGTCATCTACCACCGGAACAGCCCCAGCGTCATCTTCTACGAAGCCGGCAACCACGGGATCTCGGAGGCGCACATGAGCGAGATGAAGGCTCTGCGGGATACGTACGACCCACACGGGGGTCGCGCGGCGGGATCGCGCGAGATGCTGAATAGCTCTGTGGCGGAGTACGGGGGCGAAATGCTGTATATCAACAAGGGGGCGCGCATCCGCCTCTGGCAGATGGAGTATAGTCGTGACGAGGGGTTGAGGAAGTACTGGGATGACTGGTCTCCGCCGTATCATGTGGACGGGGCGGGCCCGCCGTACAAGGGGGAGGATGCGAGCGAGTACAACCGCAACCAGGACTCGCATGCGGTGGAGAATGTGCGGCGATGGTTCGACTATTTCGAGCAGCGGCCCGGGACGGGGACGAGGGTTAATGCCGGTGGGGTGAATATTATATTTTCGGACTCGAATACACACCATCGAGGAGCAGAGAATTACCGACGGTCTGGCGAGGTGGATGGGGTCCGGCTGCCGAAGGACGGGTGGTACGCGCACAAGGTGATGTGGGATAGCTGGGTTGATGTCGACCGGTTGGCAGGACATATCATCGGGCATTGGAACTACAACGACACTACGGTCAAGGATTTCTACGTTGTGTCcacggcggaggaggtggagctGTTTCTGAATGGCAAGTCTGTGGGCAAGGGCGAGCAGAGCAGCCGATTCCTTTTCACTTTCGCCAATGTCACTTGGCAGCCGGGCACGATCAGGGCCGTGGGACGGCTGGACGCTCGTGAATCCTTGCTGGACACGAAGACGACTGCTGGTGAGCCCGCCAGTATCCGGTTGACGCCTCATACGGGGCCGTCTGGATTTGTGGCTGATGGTGCGGATATTGCCGTGGTGGATGTTGAGGTGGTCGATGCAGAGGGTCAAAGGAACCCCATTGCTCTGAACATCATTGACTTTGCTCTTTCTGGGGAGGCCTCCTGGCGTGGCGGAATTGCCCAGTGTGCCGACAACTGCATCCTGTCAACTACCCTCCCAGTCGAAAACGGAATCAACCGGGTCATGCTGCGGTCTACAACAAGAGCCGGCCAGGTCACTCTGACTGCTACATCCGACGGGCTCAAACCAGCAACGATTAGCCTCAACACCAAGCCATTTGCCAGTAAGGGCGGGTTGAGCACCGTCATCCCCGGGTCCGACCTTCCTTTTGTTCTCTCTCGCGGTCCGACACCATCGAGTGAATCATACACCATATCTCGCAAAGCTGTGGAGGGTTTGAACGTCACTGCTGGATGTGACACGGAGAACATGATCAATTCCtacgatgatgacgaggaaaCAGAGTGGTCCTGTGACGGGGACAAAAGCAGTACCTGGATCAAGTACTCCTGGGACAGTCCAGTCAATGTGTCGCAGATGGTGATGAAGCTGCACAGCTTCCGAACGACAAAGTATCCAGTCCAGATCAGTGTGGACGACACCGTAGTCTATGAAGGGGTCACCCCGACTTCTCTAGGCTATGTGACGTTAGATCTCAATGCTACTGTTGGCCAGAGTGTGACGGTGGCTTCAGAGGACAGCGACCTGGGAATTATCGAGGCGGAGATCTACACACCGGCATAA
- a CDS encoding SDR family oxidoreductase: MNRVVLITGVNRGIGRGLAAHYLAQPGTTVIGTVRDNSSEKAKDLSKLPKGRGCDLIIVPLSVDNPSRVAEAASEIQTRHHIEHIDVVIANAGICNHWGPIQEMTDLDVLSHFAVNTLGPLRLFTAMAPLLQRASTPKFVYISTLLASIHAIEQMPSLTAAYGMSKVAGNYLVKKIDAENKHLITLSIDPGLVQTDMGSRAAQLNGLEKAPVTVEDTVPGITRQIEAASKSTTSGQFVNYNGDWVPW; the protein is encoded by the exons ATGAACCGTGTTGTTCTTATCACTGGAGTCAATCGGG GCATTGGGAGAGGTCTTGCAGCACATTATCTCGCCCAACCGGGCACCACTGTCATTGGAACCGTTCGGGACAACTCGTCGGAGAAAGCGAAAGATCTCAGTAAGCTGCCAAAGGGTCGTGGCTGTGATCTGATTATCGTGCCGCTCAGTGTCGACAACCCATCAAGGGTTGCGGAGGCCGCGTCCGAAATCCAGACACGGCATCATATCGAGCACATCGATGTTGTCATTGCCAATGCAGGAATATGCAACCACTGGGGCCCGATTCAGGAAATGACTGACTTGGACGTGCTTTCTCACTTTGCAGTGAACACGCTGGGACCGCTTCGGCTGTTCACAGCCATGGCACCGTTGCTGCAGAGAGCCAGTACTCCCAAGTTCGTTTATATCTCTACGCTCCTGGCCAGCATTCATGCGATTGAACAAATGCCTTCATTAACTGCAGCTTATGGGATGTCGAAGGTGGCTGGGAATTATCTGGTTAAGAAGATTGATGCCGAGAATAAGCACTTGATAACTCTGTCGATTGATCCGGG ACTTGTCCAAACCGATATGGGCAGCCGCGCTGCGCAGCTCAATGGGTTAGAGAAGGCTCCGGTGACTGTTGAGGATACTGTTCCGGGAATTACACGTCAG ATTGAAGCAGCGAGCAAGTCAACGACATCTGGCCAATTCGTTAATTATAATGGGGACTGGGTGCCCTGGTAG